Proteins encoded by one window of Falsibacillus albus:
- a CDS encoding NUDIX hydrolase, producing the protein MLKWEGSTAVCLNVHGEVLMVLQGKPEESKTWSVPTGGRDTGESFEACCVREVEEETGYKVDIVDKIKIKTGTYEELQVTYEAHYFAVKVVGGERKIQDPDQLIYDIAWKSINDLVELELTFPEDRCFLIDFIKNISA; encoded by the coding sequence GTGCTAAAATGGGAGGGATCAACAGCCGTGTGCCTTAATGTACATGGCGAAGTGTTAATGGTGCTTCAAGGAAAGCCAGAGGAATCAAAAACATGGTCCGTTCCGACAGGCGGGAGAGATACAGGCGAATCGTTCGAAGCGTGCTGTGTCCGGGAAGTTGAGGAAGAAACAGGCTATAAGGTTGATATCGTGGATAAGATCAAAATTAAGACTGGAACATACGAGGAACTTCAAGTCACATATGAAGCGCATTATTTCGCTGTGAAGGTTGTTGGGGGAGAACGGAAAATTCAAGACCCCGATCAATTAATCTATGATATCGCCTGGAAATCGATTAATGATCTTGTGGAACTTGAATTAACATTTCCAGAGGATAGATGCTTCCTGATTGATTTTATAAAAAATATTTCTGCATAA
- a CDS encoding BMQ_0737 family morphogenetic spore coat protein, translated as MQAQPLRGAQELLCINAEKIYDWVILQSSESRRVTALELDLPASGFNPCSPEVSNLVTTCVLTDSSGTPVSLSSPNAVSIQEIGTRESRQFMVDGAVVTLQDVSWVKSFYIVLEFTGNNGVTPFLLRSAPILFEIPESAFLCAPDGTDLLVRLTEFKCRTRLNCFDAEVTSVDVYLTICQSVQTFADVTIELEAEFCQPRDIINEQCPAPIVPPQCPVIFPANGPAAR; from the coding sequence ATGCAGGCACAGCCATTACGCGGTGCTCAAGAGCTTTTGTGTATCAATGCAGAAAAAATTTATGACTGGGTCATTTTACAATCCAGTGAATCAAGAAGAGTGACAGCATTAGAATTAGATCTACCGGCATCAGGTTTCAACCCTTGTTCTCCTGAAGTAAGTAACTTAGTGACAACTTGTGTTTTAACCGATTCATCCGGTACACCGGTTTCCCTTTCTTCTCCGAATGCGGTTTCTATTCAAGAAATCGGGACAAGGGAATCCCGGCAGTTTATGGTGGATGGAGCGGTTGTAACGCTTCAGGATGTTTCATGGGTTAAATCTTTTTATATTGTATTGGAATTTACAGGAAATAACGGAGTCACCCCATTCCTTTTAAGAAGCGCTCCGATCCTGTTTGAAATCCCGGAATCCGCCTTCTTATGTGCGCCAGACGGTACAGACTTGCTTGTCCGGTTGACTGAGTTCAAATGCCGGACTCGTTTGAATTGTTTCGACGCCGAAGTTACCTCAGTCGATGTTTATCTCACTATTTGCCAATCAGTACAGACATTTGCTGATGTAACGATCGAACTTGAAGCAGAATTCTGCCAGCCTCGGGACATCATCAACGAACAATGTCCAGCACCAATCGTCCCTCCTCAATGTCCGGTCATTTTCCCTGCCAACGGTCCAGCGGCGAGGTAA